Proteins encoded in a region of the Myxococcales bacterium genome:
- a CDS encoding 30S ribosomal protein S12 — MPTINQLVRHGREMVKTKTASPALKSCPQKRGVCTRVYTTTPKKPNSALRKVARVRLTNQMEVTSYIPGEGHNLQEHSVVLIRGGRVKDLPGVRYHIIRGTLDTTGVANRKQSRSKYGTKRPK, encoded by the coding sequence ATGCCTACGATCAACCAACTGGTTCGCCACGGTCGCGAGATGGTCAAGACCAAGACCGCCTCGCCGGCGCTGAAGTCCTGCCCGCAGAAGCGGGGCGTGTGCACGCGCGTGTACACCACGACCCCCAAGAAGCCGAACTCGGCGCTCCGGAAGGTCGCGCGCGTCCGCCTGACCAACCAGATGGAAGTGACCTCGTACATCCCGGGCGAGGGGCACAACCTCCAGGAGCACTCGGTCGTCCTGATCCGCGGCGGCCGCGTCAAGGACCTCCCGGGCGTCCGCTATCACATCATCCGCGGCACCCTCGACACCACCGGTGTCGCGAACCGCAAGCAGAGCCGGTCCAAGTACGGTACCAAGCGCCCCAAGTGA
- a CDS encoding protein kinase: MPTSTPTGAATADLAPGQQVGEYVIDALIGAGGFGTVFRATHPLIGKEVAIKVLSRAYSAQPEMVSRFVAEARSVNQIRHRHIIDIFGFGQLDDGRHYFVMELLEGQPLDAYLEQHGRLTLEEAVPVLRGVARALDAAHDKGIIHRDIKPENIFLVADPEGGWFPKLLDFGIAKAFGGAPEGMHKTRTGAPIGTPYYMSPEQCRGRDVDHRTDIYAFGCVAYELLTGQVPFDGDDYMDILMKQIGEPAPRLSEVVPGLSALDDAITAMMEKEPTARPASLAAAMGALEQSAESSGVALPVARSSAQLQRQTPAPSLRTPTPSTRPIASAETIDLAARPVMGTAPTMASPTTAVVTAAPSTTGELGALDRPAPARPRRALVAIAGVVLVGAIAAVVVVKATSSSSKPRAAAPPVATPPAPAPTPPPVPATVTVTLSGTPAGAEVIGPDGATATLPGTLTLARGDAAVELTIQAPGFVTATQPVTPSAATSVIVNLTAAPTPTPTPTGKRPKRPPGGHGSGNPMLEDPFKKK; this comes from the coding sequence ATGCCCACCTCGACCCCGACCGGAGCCGCCACCGCCGATCTGGCCCCAGGCCAGCAGGTGGGGGAGTACGTGATCGACGCGCTGATCGGCGCCGGCGGGTTCGGCACGGTGTTCCGGGCCACCCACCCGCTGATCGGCAAGGAGGTGGCGATCAAGGTGCTGTCCCGGGCGTACTCGGCCCAGCCCGAGATGGTGTCGCGGTTCGTCGCCGAGGCCCGATCGGTCAACCAGATCCGCCACCGCCACATCATCGACATCTTCGGGTTCGGGCAGCTCGACGACGGCCGCCACTACTTCGTCATGGAGCTGCTCGAGGGCCAGCCGCTCGACGCCTACCTCGAGCAGCACGGCCGCCTGACGCTGGAGGAGGCGGTGCCGGTCCTGCGCGGCGTGGCGCGGGCGCTCGACGCCGCCCACGACAAGGGCATCATCCACCGCGACATCAAGCCCGAGAACATCTTCCTGGTCGCCGACCCCGAGGGCGGGTGGTTCCCCAAGCTGCTCGACTTCGGCATCGCCAAGGCGTTCGGCGGCGCCCCCGAGGGCATGCACAAGACCCGGACCGGCGCGCCGATCGGCACGCCGTACTACATGTCGCCCGAGCAGTGCCGGGGCCGCGACGTCGACCACCGCACCGACATCTACGCGTTCGGCTGCGTCGCCTACGAGCTCCTGACCGGGCAGGTGCCGTTCGACGGCGACGACTACATGGACATCCTGATGAAGCAGATCGGCGAGCCGGCGCCGAGGCTGTCCGAGGTGGTGCCCGGGTTGAGCGCGCTCGACGACGCGATCACGGCGATGATGGAGAAGGAGCCGACGGCCCGCCCGGCCAGCCTGGCCGCGGCGATGGGCGCGCTCGAGCAGTCGGCCGAGTCGAGCGGCGTGGCCCTGCCGGTGGCGCGGTCGAGCGCGCAGCTGCAGCGCCAGACCCCGGCGCCGAGCCTGCGCACGCCCACGCCGTCGACCAGGCCGATCGCCTCGGCCGAGACGATCGACCTGGCCGCGCGCCCGGTCATGGGCACCGCGCCGACGATGGCGAGCCCGACCACCGCCGTCGTGACGGCGGCGCCGTCGACGACCGGCGAGCTCGGCGCGCTCGATCGGCCCGCGCCCGCGCGCCCGCGGCGCGCGCTCGTGGCGATCGCCGGCGTGGTCCTCGTCGGCGCGATCGCCGCGGTGGTGGTGGTCAAGGCCACCAGCTCGTCGTCGAAGCCGCGCGCGGCGGCGCCGCCCGTGGCCACGCCGCCCGCGCCCGCGCCGACCCCGCCGCCGGTGCCGGCCACGGTCACGGTGACGTTGTCGGGGACCCCGGCCGGGGCCGAGGTGATCGGTCCCGACGGCGCGACCGCGACCCTGCCGGGCACGCTCACGCTGGCCCGCGGCGACGCGGCGGTCGAGTTGACGATCCAGGCGCCGGGGTTCGTCACGGCCACGCAACCGGTGACGCCGAGCGCGGCCACGAGCGTGATCGTGAACCTCACGGCCGCGCCGACGCCGACGCCGACGCCGACGGGCAAGCGTCCCAAGCGGCCCCCCGGCGGCCACGGCAGCGGCAACCCGATGCTCGAAGATCCGTTCAAGAAGAAGTGA
- a CDS encoding VCBS repeat-containing protein: protein MHRRRIGARAGSALAPTLALLLITAACTSLPGADPGTCGNGLVEPALGEDCDRPGADCGQAGTTAACRLLCASDADCPATAVCDAAGTCVVADGRFVRADEQVVNAEYLLIGDLDGAGDPDLVLIDDVRIDVRTGAAGAGFAATALVPNQPLLSAPTAGDFNDDGKLDVVTSVGFALNLMLGDEAELLSPTLQPTVSSDAISGPFRTARFRYTVGGRRGLATAFVATLAFGVDCPLLAGCPVIAIGAEGYPLNDGRDPDRLVTGPIPWAWFPPTAGTEPSVALAALVFADGPGLDDSSAIDLYRVPVAPGAAGALLPVGSITGQDARAASVGDVDGDGRNDVAITSELLGGRVEVRIARGTATGFEPPRRLRLRAQGSPGIYTDAPDAVAWLDLNGDGTIDLVTADGGLALACGAPGVTWDCETTELVRVGSFDETWVRATQGDLNGDGRADLIAVRSSLNTLDVFLAGSPVDSFTAAPFLVSAPVSAVWTGDFDGNGADDVAMLTDTDAPARVDLRIAYGVIGGVPGAAIRTGALQRPAAIAVEHVGLLTPPDGAEDLILYDEHAGGGVDLTFVLGSASQRMSAPLYPATEPAAPDGSLLAIPAVVAVPLEGADVIAALAVQLTPRFGLPDVHSASVRFYRADASGRMTERRAGAVDAAGLALLGAQVTVLARPGELPRVIAIDAAGKGFVVPVTGCPDACALMTSTPLGGSGGLGAPIALSTVAIDDGGLALVALVGTDVGGAEVLIWRDLAAEPERVPLPASTLPLSIAAIAPPGGGPRSLVIATLNRALLVSTPGADGRYPPPVEAGAAGLIDQPVRTALSVRSVDVDGDHVEDLVVGVGPDVERLRQVVTYTQGHVPGGAGLAAGEGQ from the coding sequence ATGCACCGACGCCGAATCGGCGCGCGCGCGGGGAGCGCGCTCGCCCCCACGCTCGCGCTCCTGCTGATCACCGCGGCGTGCACGTCGCTGCCCGGCGCCGATCCCGGCACCTGCGGCAACGGGCTGGTCGAGCCGGCGCTCGGCGAGGACTGCGACCGCCCCGGCGCGGACTGCGGCCAGGCCGGCACTACCGCGGCGTGCCGGCTCCTGTGCGCGAGCGACGCCGACTGTCCCGCGACCGCCGTGTGCGACGCGGCCGGCACCTGCGTGGTCGCCGACGGCCGGTTCGTGCGCGCCGACGAGCAGGTCGTCAACGCCGAGTACCTGCTGATCGGCGACCTCGACGGCGCCGGCGATCCCGATCTGGTGCTGATCGACGACGTCCGCATCGACGTGCGCACCGGCGCCGCCGGCGCCGGCTTCGCGGCGACCGCGCTGGTCCCGAACCAACCGCTCCTGTCGGCGCCGACCGCCGGCGACTTCAACGACGACGGCAAGCTCGACGTCGTGACCTCGGTCGGGTTCGCGCTGAACCTGATGCTCGGCGACGAGGCCGAGCTCCTGTCGCCGACGCTGCAGCCGACCGTGTCGTCCGACGCGATCTCGGGGCCGTTCCGCACCGCCCGGTTCCGGTACACGGTCGGCGGGCGCCGCGGGCTGGCGACGGCGTTCGTCGCGACGCTGGCCTTCGGCGTCGACTGCCCGCTGCTGGCTGGCTGCCCGGTGATCGCGATCGGCGCCGAAGGGTACCCGCTCAACGACGGGCGCGATCCCGACCGCCTCGTGACCGGGCCGATCCCGTGGGCCTGGTTCCCGCCGACCGCGGGCACCGAGCCCAGCGTGGCGCTGGCGGCGCTGGTGTTCGCCGACGGGCCCGGCCTCGACGACTCGAGCGCGATCGACCTCTACCGGGTCCCGGTCGCGCCCGGCGCCGCCGGCGCGCTCCTGCCGGTCGGCTCGATCACCGGCCAGGACGCGCGCGCCGCGTCCGTCGGTGACGTCGACGGCGACGGGCGCAACGACGTCGCGATCACCAGCGAGCTGCTCGGCGGGCGGGTCGAGGTGCGGATCGCCCGCGGCACCGCGACCGGCTTCGAGCCGCCGCGCCGGCTGCGCCTGCGCGCCCAGGGCTCGCCCGGGATCTACACCGACGCGCCCGACGCGGTCGCGTGGCTCGACCTCAACGGCGACGGCACGATCGATCTGGTGACGGCCGACGGGGGGCTCGCGCTCGCCTGCGGCGCGCCGGGCGTGACCTGGGACTGCGAGACCACCGAGCTGGTCCGGGTCGGGTCGTTCGACGAGACCTGGGTGCGCGCGACCCAGGGCGACCTCAACGGCGACGGCCGCGCCGACCTGATCGCGGTGCGCAGCAGCCTGAACACCCTCGACGTCTTCCTGGCCGGCAGCCCGGTCGACAGCTTCACCGCGGCGCCGTTCCTGGTGTCGGCCCCGGTCAGCGCGGTCTGGACCGGCGACTTCGACGGCAACGGCGCCGACGACGTCGCGATGCTGACCGACACCGACGCGCCGGCCCGGGTCGATCTGCGGATCGCCTACGGCGTCATCGGCGGCGTGCCGGGCGCGGCGATCCGGACCGGCGCGCTGCAACGCCCGGCCGCGATCGCGGTCGAGCACGTCGGCCTGCTGACGCCACCCGACGGCGCCGAGGATCTGATCCTGTACGACGAGCACGCCGGGGGCGGCGTCGATCTCACGTTCGTGCTCGGCTCGGCCAGCCAGCGCATGTCGGCGCCGCTGTACCCGGCGACCGAGCCCGCGGCCCCGGACGGGTCCCTGCTGGCGATCCCCGCCGTGGTCGCGGTGCCGCTCGAGGGCGCCGACGTGATCGCCGCGCTGGCGGTGCAGCTCACGCCGCGCTTCGGCCTGCCCGACGTCCACAGCGCCAGCGTGCGCTTCTACCGCGCCGACGCCAGCGGCCGGATGACCGAGCGCCGCGCCGGCGCCGTCGATGCGGCGGGCCTGGCGCTGCTCGGCGCCCAGGTCACCGTGCTCGCGCGCCCGGGCGAGCTGCCCCGGGTGATCGCGATCGACGCGGCGGGCAAGGGCTTCGTCGTGCCGGTGACCGGCTGTCCGGACGCGTGCGCCCTGATGACGTCGACGCCGCTGGGCGGCTCGGGTGGGCTGGGCGCGCCGATCGCGCTGTCGACGGTCGCGATCGACGACGGCGGCCTCGCGCTGGTCGCGCTGGTCGGGACCGACGTCGGCGGCGCCGAGGTGTTGATCTGGCGCGACCTCGCGGCCGAGCCCGAGCGGGTGCCGCTGCCCGCCTCGACGCTGCCGCTGTCGATCGCGGCGATCGCGCCGCCGGGCGGCGGCCCGCGGTCGCTGGTGATCGCGACCTTGAACCGCGCGCTGCTGGTGTCGACGCCGGGCGCCGACGGCCGCTACCCGCCGCCGGTGGAGGCCGGCGCGGCCGGGCTGATCGACCAGCCGGTCCGGACCGCGCTGTCGGTGAGATCGGTCGACGTCGACGGCGATCACGTCGAGGACCTGGTCGTCGGCGTCGGGCCCGACGTCGAGCGCCTGCGCCAGGTCGTGACCTACACCCAGGGCCACGTGCCCGGCGGCGCCGGGCTCGCGGCGGGGGAGGGCCAGTGA
- the tuf gene encoding elongation factor Tu: MSKEKFVRNKPHVNIGTIGHVDHGKTTLTAAITKTQSTKGLAKFTAFDQIDKAPEEKARGITIATAHVEYESDKRHYAHVDCPGHADYIKNMITGAAQMDGAILVVSAPDGPMPQTREHVLLGRQVNVPAMVVYLNKCDMIGKGDEELLDLVDMELRELLSKYNYPGDDTPIVRGSALKALEGDASEYGTPSIQKLLDACDSFIPEPKREVDKPFLMPVEDVFTITGRGTVVTGRIERGIVKVGDNIEVVGFGDTKSTTCTGVEMFRKLLDEGQAGDNVGLLLRGLKREDIERGMVLCKPGSILPHTKFEAEIYILKKEEGGRHTPFFNGYRPQFYFRTTDVTGIVVLPEGMEMVMPGDNIKVNVELITKIACEDGLRFAIREGGKTVGAGVVTKITE, translated from the coding sequence ATGTCCAAGGAAAAGTTCGTCCGCAACAAGCCGCACGTCAACATCGGGACGATCGGCCACGTCGACCACGGCAAGACCACGTTGACGGCGGCGATCACGAAGACGCAGTCGACGAAGGGGCTGGCGAAGTTCACGGCGTTCGATCAGATCGACAAGGCGCCGGAGGAGAAGGCGCGCGGCATCACGATCGCGACGGCGCACGTGGAGTACGAGTCGGACAAGCGGCACTACGCGCACGTCGACTGCCCGGGCCACGCGGACTACATCAAGAACATGATCACGGGCGCGGCGCAGATGGACGGCGCGATCCTGGTGGTGTCGGCGCCGGACGGGCCGATGCCGCAGACGCGCGAGCACGTGCTGCTGGGTCGGCAGGTGAACGTGCCGGCGATGGTGGTGTACCTGAACAAGTGCGACATGATCGGCAAGGGGGACGAGGAGCTGCTCGACCTGGTCGACATGGAGCTGCGCGAGCTGCTGAGCAAGTACAACTACCCGGGCGATGACACCCCGATCGTGCGCGGCTCGGCGCTCAAGGCGCTCGAGGGCGACGCGTCGGAGTACGGGACGCCGTCGATCCAGAAGCTGCTGGACGCGTGCGACTCGTTCATCCCGGAGCCGAAGCGCGAGGTCGACAAGCCGTTCCTGATGCCGGTCGAGGACGTGTTCACGATCACGGGCCGCGGGACGGTCGTGACGGGGCGCATCGAGCGCGGCATCGTCAAGGTCGGCGACAACATCGAGGTGGTGGGCTTCGGCGACACCAAGTCGACGACGTGCACGGGCGTCGAGATGTTCCGGAAGCTGCTCGACGAGGGCCAGGCGGGCGACAACGTCGGCCTGCTGCTGCGCGGCCTCAAGCGCGAGGACATCGAGCGTGGCATGGTGCTGTGCAAGCCGGGCTCGATCCTGCCGCACACGAAGTTCGAGGCCGAGATCTACATCCTCAAGAAGGAGGAGGGTGGTCGCCACACGCCGTTCTTCAACGGCTACCGGCCGCAGTTCTACTTCCGCACGACCGACGTGACGGGCATCGTCGTGCTGCCCGAGGGCATGGAGATGGTCATGCCCGGCGACAACATCAAGGTCAACGTCGAGCTGATCACCAAGATCGCGTGCGAGGACGGCCTCCGGTTCGCCATCCGCGAGGGCGGCAAGACCGTCGGCGCCGGCGTCGTCACCAAGATCACCGAGTAA
- the fusA gene encoding elongation factor G — protein MAHIDAGKTTTTERILFYAGVISRLGEVDHGSATTDWMEQEQERGISITAAATLFTWRDHQVNLVDTPGHVDFTIEVERSLRVLDGAVAVFAATEGVQSQSEAVWRQADRYHVPRLAFVNKCDRAGADPEMVVRELRERLGARPLVLHLPIGLGDDFVGVVDVIAQTARTWDDDSLGVRFEDGPIPAELAAAAAAALDELQGAIAELDDGFLSAYVAAADAGGAVAPAEVRAAVRRLTLANAAVPVVLGAAFRNKGVHNLLDAVIDYLPAPSDLPAAVGVDPTTGATGTRAATTDAPLAALAWKVMADVGPGGSERGLVTYVRVYSGTLVAGGAVYNATKARLERIERLVRMHANRREDVAALPAGAIGAILVAVGERGATTGDTLCAPDAPIRLETVHVPEPVIGIAIEPATADDIARLRAALDRLAAEDPSFRVGVDPDTGATTIAGMGELHLEILVDRLRREFGVDAQVGRLQVAYRETITTSARAEARHLAAHGPVGRADYGHVILALTPSARGRGFTFENQSASADVPAEYVPAVAEAAAEAALGGVVAGFPMTDLTVALVGGSTHVVDASPRGYKLATTRAFREAAAAAGPTVLEPLMELEVRSPDEHIGDVLGELLARRAKITGMEARPGVQVIAAAVPLSEMVGYATVLRSSSRGRGTYSMRFAHYTEVPHATRARLAARAAIA, from the coding sequence ATGGCGCACATCGACGCTGGGAAGACCACGACCACCGAGCGGATCCTGTTCTACGCCGGCGTGATCTCGCGCCTGGGCGAGGTCGACCACGGCTCGGCCACCACCGACTGGATGGAGCAGGAGCAGGAGCGCGGGATCTCGATCACCGCGGCCGCGACGCTGTTCACCTGGCGCGATCACCAGGTCAACCTGGTCGACACGCCCGGCCACGTCGACTTCACGATCGAGGTCGAGCGCAGCCTGCGCGTCCTCGACGGCGCGGTCGCGGTGTTCGCCGCGACCGAGGGCGTCCAGTCCCAGAGCGAGGCGGTCTGGCGCCAGGCCGACCGCTACCACGTGCCGCGCCTGGCCTTCGTCAACAAGTGCGATCGCGCCGGCGCCGATCCGGAGATGGTGGTGCGCGAGCTGCGCGAGCGGCTGGGCGCGCGGCCGCTGGTGCTGCACCTGCCGATCGGCCTCGGCGACGACTTCGTCGGGGTCGTCGACGTGATCGCGCAGACCGCGCGGACCTGGGACGACGACAGCCTCGGCGTGCGCTTCGAGGACGGCCCGATCCCGGCCGAGCTGGCCGCCGCGGCCGCGGCCGCGCTCGACGAGCTGCAGGGCGCGATCGCCGAGCTCGACGACGGGTTCCTGAGCGCGTACGTCGCCGCCGCCGACGCCGGCGGCGCGGTCGCGCCGGCCGAGGTCCGCGCCGCGGTCCGACGGCTGACGCTCGCGAACGCCGCGGTGCCGGTCGTGCTCGGCGCCGCGTTCCGCAACAAGGGCGTCCACAACCTGCTCGACGCGGTGATCGACTACCTGCCGGCGCCGAGCGATCTGCCGGCGGCGGTCGGCGTCGATCCGACCACCGGCGCGACCGGCACCCGCGCCGCCACCACCGACGCGCCGCTGGCGGCGCTGGCGTGGAAGGTCATGGCCGACGTCGGGCCCGGCGGCAGCGAGCGCGGCCTGGTGACCTACGTCCGCGTGTACAGCGGCACGCTGGTCGCCGGCGGGGCGGTCTACAACGCCACCAAGGCCAGGCTCGAGCGGATCGAGCGCCTCGTCCGCATGCACGCCAACCGGCGCGAGGACGTCGCCGCGCTGCCGGCCGGCGCGATCGGCGCGATCCTGGTCGCGGTCGGCGAGCGCGGCGCCACCACCGGCGACACGCTGTGCGCGCCCGACGCGCCGATCCGCCTCGAGACCGTGCACGTGCCCGAGCCGGTCATCGGCATCGCGATCGAGCCGGCGACCGCCGACGACATCGCTCGGCTGCGGGCCGCGCTCGACCGGCTCGCCGCCGAGGACCCGTCGTTCCGGGTCGGCGTCGATCCCGACACCGGGGCCACGACCATCGCCGGCATGGGCGAGCTCCACCTCGAGATCCTGGTCGATCGGCTGCGGCGCGAGTTCGGCGTCGACGCCCAGGTCGGGCGGCTCCAGGTCGCGTACCGCGAGACGATCACCACCAGCGCCCGGGCCGAGGCCCGGCACCTGGCCGCGCACGGCCCGGTCGGCCGCGCCGACTACGGCCACGTGATCCTGGCGCTGACGCCGTCCGCGCGCGGCCGCGGCTTCACCTTCGAGAACCAGTCGGCGAGCGCCGACGTCCCGGCCGAGTACGTGCCGGCGGTGGCCGAGGCCGCGGCCGAGGCCGCGCTCGGCGGCGTCGTCGCCGGCTTCCCGATGACCGATCTCACCGTCGCGCTGGTCGGCGGCTCGACCCACGTCGTCGACGCCTCGCCCCGCGGCTACAAGCTGGCGACGACCCGGGCCTTCCGCGAGGCCGCGGCCGCGGCCGGGCCGACCGTGCTCGAGCCGCTGATGGAGCTCGAGGTGCGCTCGCCCGACGAGCACATCGGCGACGTCCTCGGTGAGCTGCTCGCGCGCCGCGCCAAGATCACTGGCATGGAGGCGCGGCCTGGTGTACAGGTCATCGCCGCCGCGGTGCCGCTGTCCGAGATGGTCGGCTACGCGACGGTGCTGCGCTCGAGCTCGCGCGGGCGCGGCACCTACTCGATGCGCTTCGCCCACTACACCGAAGTCCCCCACGCCACGCGCGCCCGCCTCGCGGCCCGCGCGGCGATCGCCTAG
- the rpsG gene encoding 30S ribosomal protein S7, whose translation MPRKGEVPKRRVLPDPKFTDAPADMRRRITKFINVVMSDGKKSTAEQIVYKALDLVAERAKDDPLKVWDRALGNVRPKVEVKSRRVGGSTYQVPVDVRPDRSLALGMRWLVEHARKRNEKTMVDRLANEIVDAAQNRGNAVKKREDVHKMADANKAFAHYRW comes from the coding sequence ATGCCCCGTAAAGGTGAAGTTCCCAAGCGCCGCGTCCTCCCGGACCCCAAGTTCACGGACGCTCCCGCCGACATGCGTCGCCGCATCACCAAGTTCATCAACGTGGTGATGTCTGACGGCAAGAAGTCGACCGCCGAGCAGATCGTCTACAAGGCCCTCGATCTGGTGGCGGAGCGCGCCAAGGACGATCCGCTGAAGGTGTGGGACCGCGCCCTGGGCAACGTCCGCCCCAAGGTCGAGGTCAAGAGCCGCCGCGTCGGTGGCTCGACCTACCAGGTGCCCGTCGACGTCCGCCCCGACCGCTCGCTCGCCCTCGGCATGCGCTGGCTGGTCGAGCACGCGCGCAAGCGCAACGAGAAGACGATGGTCGATCGGCTCGCCAACGAGATCGTCGACGCCGCGCAGAACCGTGGCAACGCGGTCAAGAAGCGCGAGGACGTCCACAAGATGGCCGACGCCAACAAGGCGTTCGCCCACTACCGCTGGTAG